In the genome of Hymenobacter cellulosivorans, one region contains:
- a CDS encoding T-complex 10 C-terminal domain-containing protein — protein sequence MKNTLLLLSCAAAVTLGLSSCNPDKAAAVDAAQTPSADTAVVADNDVIYRDQGNRVADMVTTDLGITDTAQVRQVRRVYYTRAQRLGELKSRYISDTTGQYVATRQVDTDTDNEIKTVFNDETRYNTYQSNRGRYYGSGYDEGTTVTTTETTTKTTTSAAPAAARPARRGPRIVKYDRDKNGETKIKYANGKTVKIDADGDTKVEYPSGTKVKRDADDGEVKIK from the coding sequence ATGAAAAATACCCTGCTTCTGCTTTCCTGCGCGGCCGCCGTTACCCTCGGCCTCTCGTCGTGCAACCCCGATAAAGCCGCCGCCGTGGATGCGGCCCAAACGCCCTCGGCCGACACGGCCGTGGTGGCCGACAACGACGTGATTTACCGCGACCAGGGCAACCGTGTGGCCGACATGGTAACCACCGACCTGGGCATCACCGACACGGCCCAGGTGCGGCAGGTACGCCGCGTGTACTACACCCGCGCCCAGCGCCTGGGCGAGCTGAAGTCGCGCTACATCAGCGACACGACCGGGCAGTACGTGGCTACGCGCCAGGTGGATACCGACACGGACAACGAAATTAAGACCGTGTTCAACGATGAAACCCGCTACAACACCTACCAGAGCAACCGGGGCCGCTACTATGGCTCGGGCTACGACGAGGGCACGACGGTAACGACCACCGAAACCACGACCAAAACGACGACCAGCGCGGCTCCGGCTGCCGCCCGGCCCGCCCGCCGCGGTCCGCGCATCGTGAAATATGACCGGGACAAAAACGGCGAAACCAAGATTAAGTACGCCAATGGCAAAACCGTGAAAATCGACGCCGATGGTGATACCAAAGTGGAATACCCCAGTGGCACGAAAGTAAAGCGCGACGCTGATGACGGTGAAGTAAAAATCAAGTAG
- a CDS encoding cold-shock protein, whose product MGKSQASFGKKENEKKRLKKKNEKADRKEERQANAKKGQSLDDMLAYVDEFGNISATPPDPNRKKQEIKAEDIRIAVAKQEDMEQPDPIRKGTVAFFNESKGYGFIKDSETQESIFVHANGLLNPIKENDKVTFEVEMGQKGPTAVSVKMAVKPTPEAPAE is encoded by the coding sequence ATGGGGAAATCCCAAGCATCCTTTGGCAAAAAGGAAAACGAAAAAAAACGCTTAAAAAAGAAGAACGAGAAGGCCGACCGCAAGGAGGAACGACAGGCGAATGCCAAAAAAGGTCAGAGCTTGGACGACATGCTGGCCTACGTGGATGAGTTTGGCAACATCTCGGCTACGCCCCCGGACCCGAACCGCAAGAAGCAGGAAATCAAGGCCGAGGACATCCGCATTGCCGTGGCCAAGCAGGAAGACATGGAGCAGCCCGACCCGATCCGCAAGGGCACGGTGGCTTTCTTCAACGAGTCGAAGGGCTACGGTTTCATCAAGGATTCGGAAACCCAGGAAAGCATCTTCGTGCACGCCAATGGCCTGCTGAACCCCATCAAGGAAAACGACAAGGTGACTTTCGAGGTCGAAATGGGCCAGAAAGGTCCCACGGCCGTATCGGTGAAAATGGCTGTCAAGCCTACGCCCGAAGCTCCCGCCGAGTAA
- the rlmF gene encoding 23S rRNA (adenine(1618)-N(6))-methyltransferase RlmF, translating to MPQLPPTPPAEKDGLHPRNRHRGRYDFAALQQATPELAQFVAVNQHGTETLDFANPEAVKTLNKALLRHFYHVQQWDIPAGYLAPPIPGRADYLHYLADLLAETNGGAVPTGKRVRVLDVGVGANCIYPIIGHHEYGWRFVGSDVDPVAIRVAKQIVAGNPGLAGTVDLRLQPRTADIFSGIIKANELFDLTMCNPPFHASQAEAEAATRRKAQNLGTTGGGKPVLNFGGQSNELWYEGGEATFTWRMAEESALQRNNCLWFSTLISKKETLPGLYKTLQKRGAVDVRTIGMSQGQKVSRIVAWTFLDPVQQQQWRQRRWQTNQGPAEKASETRPDK from the coding sequence ATGCCCCAGCTCCCCCCTACCCCGCCCGCCGAAAAAGACGGTCTGCACCCACGCAACCGCCACCGGGGGCGCTACGACTTTGCGGCCTTGCAGCAGGCCACGCCCGAGCTGGCGCAGTTCGTGGCCGTTAATCAGCACGGAACCGAAACGCTGGACTTTGCCAATCCCGAAGCCGTCAAAACGCTGAACAAGGCCTTGCTGCGGCATTTTTACCACGTGCAGCAGTGGGATATTCCGGCCGGCTACCTGGCCCCGCCCATTCCCGGCCGCGCCGACTACCTGCACTACCTGGCCGACCTGCTGGCCGAAACCAACGGCGGCGCAGTGCCCACTGGCAAGCGGGTGCGGGTGCTGGACGTGGGCGTGGGCGCCAACTGCATTTACCCCATCATCGGGCACCACGAGTACGGCTGGCGCTTTGTGGGCTCCGACGTCGACCCGGTAGCTATTCGGGTGGCCAAGCAGATTGTGGCCGGCAACCCTGGCCTGGCCGGTACGGTGGACCTCCGCCTGCAGCCCCGCACTGCCGACATTTTCAGCGGCATCATCAAGGCCAACGAGCTGTTCGATTTGACCATGTGCAACCCGCCTTTCCACGCGTCGCAGGCCGAGGCGGAGGCAGCTACCCGGCGCAAGGCGCAGAACCTGGGCACGACGGGCGGCGGCAAGCCGGTGCTGAACTTCGGTGGGCAGTCCAACGAGCTGTGGTACGAGGGCGGCGAGGCCACTTTTACCTGGCGCATGGCCGAGGAAAGTGCCCTGCAGCGCAACAACTGCCTGTGGTTTTCGACCCTGATTTCGAAGAAGGAAACTTTGCCTGGCCTCTACAAAACCCTGCAGAAGCGTGGGGCCGTCGACGTGCGCACCATTGGTATGAGCCAGGGCCAGAAAGTGAGCCGAATCGTGGCCTGGACCTTCCTGGACCCGGTCCAGCAGCAGCAGTGGCGGCAGCGGCGCTGGCAAACCAACCAGGGCCCGGCAGAAAAAGCGTCCGAAACCAGACCAGATAAATAA
- a CDS encoding DUF805 domain-containing protein translates to MEYFLLALRKYADFSGRARRKEYWMFILFQILASIAAGIVDGVLGTGFEYGSGMISVLVSLGLFLPGLAVGVRRLHDVNKSGWFWLIVFIPLVGAIWLLVLACTEGTRGPNQYGPDPKGSALAF, encoded by the coding sequence ATGGAATACTTTTTACTAGCCCTGAGAAAATACGCCGACTTTAGCGGCCGTGCCCGGCGCAAGGAATACTGGATGTTCATTCTGTTCCAGATCCTGGCCAGCATTGCCGCCGGGATTGTGGACGGGGTTTTGGGCACTGGCTTCGAGTACGGCAGCGGCATGATTTCGGTCTTGGTTTCCCTGGGGCTCTTCCTGCCCGGCTTGGCCGTGGGCGTACGGCGCCTGCACGACGTTAACAAGAGCGGCTGGTTTTGGCTGATTGTCTTCATCCCGCTGGTTGGCGCAATTTGGCTGCTAGTACTGGCCTGCACCGAAGGCACCCGCGGCCCCAACCAGTACGGTCCCGACCCCAAAGGCAGCGCCCTGGCCTTCTAG